A DNA window from Candidatus Niyogibacteria bacterium CG10_big_fil_rev_8_21_14_0_10_46_36 contains the following coding sequences:
- a CDS encoding type I glyceraldehyde-3-phosphate dehydrogenase gives MNIAINGFGRIGRVFFRQAFGHDDFNIVAVNDLGDADNLLYLLKYDSVYRRFDKEAKREGDGFSIGGNHVRFLQEKDPSQLPWKEMRVDVVVESTGFFTSYEKAKAHLDAGAKRVVISAPAKDDGETKTATPNVGIDFLKEGQISSNASCTTNATTPVMSIMMKSLGVKKAVLSTVHGYTATQALVDGPQTKDFTRGRAAAMNIVPSHTGAANAVEKAIPETKGKFDGISMRVPVIAGSIIDFTFLSEKKTTVGEVNDILRKAAGSKEWKGIIHVTDEPLVSSDVLGQPFGSIVEPSFTRVVDGDLVKILSWYDNEWGYCAMLIKHIESLRSLL, from the coding sequence ATGAATATCGCAATCAATGGATTTGGCCGGATTGGCCGCGTATTTTTCCGTCAGGCATTTGGCCATGACGATTTTAATATTGTTGCAGTGAATGATTTGGGGGATGCAGACAATCTTTTATATCTCTTAAAATACGACTCGGTATATCGGCGGTTTGATAAAGAGGCAAAACGCGAAGGAGACGGGTTCTCTATAGGGGGAAACCATGTCCGCTTTCTGCAGGAAAAAGACCCGTCGCAGCTTCCGTGGAAAGAGATGAGGGTTGATGTTGTGGTGGAGTCAACGGGATTTTTTACTTCATATGAAAAAGCGAAGGCGCATTTAGATGCGGGCGCAAAACGCGTGGTGATATCGGCTCCTGCGAAAGATGACGGCGAAACAAAGACCGCAACACCGAATGTGGGCATTGATTTTTTGAAAGAGGGGCAGATATCTTCAAATGCGTCATGTACAACAAATGCGACCACTCCCGTTATGAGTATTATGATGAAGTCGCTTGGAGTGAAAAAGGCGGTTTTAAGCACCGTGCATGGGTATACCGCAACGCAAGCGCTCGTTGACGGGCCGCAGACAAAAGATTTTACGCGCGGGAGAGCAGCGGCAATGAATATCGTCCCCTCGCACACGGGAGCTGCGAACGCTGTTGAAAAGGCGATACCAGAAACAAAGGGGAAGTTTGACGGCATTTCCATGCGCGTGCCGGTTATTGCGGGGTCTATCATTGACTTTACATTCTTATCCGAAAAAAAGACGACTGTAGGGGAGGTAAACGATATTTTGCGGAAAGCCGCAGGCAGTAAAGAATGGAAAGGAATAATCCATGTCACTGACGAGCCGCTTGTATCGTCGGATGTTCTTGGGCAGCCCTTCGGTTCTATTGTGGAGCCTTCGTTTACGCGCGTTGTTGATGGCGACCTCGTAAAAATACTTTCGTGGTATGACAATGAATGGGGTTATTGCGCGATGCTCATTAAACACATTGAGTCATTGCGGTCATTGCTTTAA
- a CDS encoding methylmalonyl-CoA mutase codes for MRCGARNDGLVHVTGMPASTKRWKREHYKENRMKNDIREKGYIVGKDKEIPGSFPYTRGVYATMYRGKLWTMRQFAGFGSPKDTNERFRHLLKEGQTGLSTAFDMPTLMGYDADHDMSRGEVGKEGVSVSSLADVEELFNNIPLDQVTVSMTINATATIVFAMYLAVAEKRGIPWTALGGTLQNDMLKEFIAQREWICPPAPSVRLVVDTIEFCAKNAPRWHPVSISGYHIREAGSTAAQELAFTLADGICYVDECMHRGMPVDSFAPQLSFFFDVHNSFFEEIAKFRAARRMWAEIMKYRFGAKLPKSMMLRTHAQTAGVTLTAQQPVNNVARVALQALAGVLGGTQSLHTNSMDETLSLPTQEAVTVALRTQQIIAEETGVPNLIDPLAGSYAVEHMTDRIAEEAYAYIEKIDEMGGMIRAIEQGFPQKEIANAAYEYERKKNAGEKVVVGVNKYVTEEVRSIPLHKVDESIERQQMARLRAVKKERSSRQVKKALNAIQRSAEKKENLIPLIVDAVRVYATVGEISDVFRNAYGVYHDPGYI; via the coding sequence ATGAGATGCGGGGCACGCAACGATGGATTGGTACATGTTACCGGTATGCCTGCAAGCACGAAGAGATGGAAACGCGAGCACTATAAGGAGAATCGCATGAAAAACGACATACGAGAAAAAGGCTATATTGTCGGCAAAGACAAAGAAATACCGGGCAGTTTCCCATACACGCGGGGAGTCTATGCCACAATGTACCGCGGCAAGCTCTGGACTATGCGGCAGTTTGCGGGATTCGGCTCTCCAAAAGATACAAACGAACGGTTCCGTCATCTCTTGAAAGAAGGGCAAACGGGACTTTCAACTGCGTTTGATATGCCTACGCTTATGGGCTATGATGCTGACCACGATATGTCGCGGGGCGAAGTTGGCAAGGAGGGCGTTTCGGTCTCTTCTCTTGCGGATGTTGAGGAGCTATTCAACAACATACCGCTCGATCAGGTGACCGTATCAATGACCATTAACGCAACCGCTACTATTGTGTTTGCTATGTATCTTGCGGTTGCTGAAAAACGCGGCATTCCATGGACGGCGCTTGGCGGGACACTCCAAAACGATATGCTAAAGGAATTTATTGCGCAGCGCGAATGGATATGTCCGCCGGCACCTTCAGTAAGACTTGTCGTAGATACGATAGAATTTTGCGCGAAGAATGCTCCGCGGTGGCACCCGGTTTCTATTTCCGGCTACCACATACGCGAAGCGGGATCTACTGCGGCGCAAGAGCTTGCGTTTACGCTTGCTGATGGCATCTGTTATGTGGACGAGTGCATGCATCGCGGCATGCCTGTAGATAGCTTTGCTCCCCAGCTATCATTCTTTTTTGATGTGCATAATAGTTTCTTTGAAGAAATAGCAAAGTTCAGGGCAGCGCGGCGCATGTGGGCCGAAATTATGAAATACCGTTTTGGCGCGAAGCTTCCAAAGTCAATGATGCTCCGGACACACGCACAGACTGCCGGCGTTACGCTTACCGCGCAACAGCCAGTGAATAATGTAGCGCGCGTCGCGCTTCAGGCGCTTGCGGGAGTGCTCGGAGGGACGCAGTCGCTTCATACAAATTCTATGGACGAAACGCTGTCACTTCCTACCCAAGAAGCGGTAACCGTCGCGCTTCGCACCCAGCAGATAATTGCTGAGGAGACAGGCGTACCCAACTTAATAGATCCGCTTGCGGGGAGTTACGCGGTAGAACACATGACCGACCGTATCGCAGAAGAGGCGTATGCATATATCGAAAAGATAGACGAGATGGGCGGGATGATCCGGGCGATAGAGCAGGGATTCCCGCAGAAAGAAATTGCAAACGCAGCGTATGAGTATGAGCGAAAAAAGAATGCGGGTGAAAAAGTTGTCGTTGGGGTGAATAAGTATGTCACCGAAGAAGTCCGTTCTATTCCGTTACACAAAGTGGATGAAAGTATTGAGCGCCAGCAGATGGCGCGGCTTCGTGCAGTAAAAAAGGAGCGGAGCAGTAGGCAGGTAAAGAAAGCTCTCAACGCCATCCAGCGGTCTGCAGAAAAAAAAGAAAACCTTATCCCGTTGATTGTTGACGCTGTGCGTGTCTACGCTACTGTAGGGGAGATTAGTGATGTCTTCCGTAATGCATACGGCGTGTATCACGATCCCGGATATATATAA
- a CDS encoding transketolase codes for MHLHDDKIKFLEEKANEIRESLINELVEAGSGHSAGPLGMADVFTLLYFHTLKHDPENPGWEDRDRLVLSNGHICPIQYAAMAHAGYFPLEELKTLRKFGTRLQGHPHRTALPGIETSSGPLGSGLSQAVGMAIALRMDGKKNFVYCLMSDGEHDAGQIWEAALLAGREKLWNLIGIIDRNNIQIDGMTEDVMPLEPLRAKYGAFGWHVIDANGHDFMDLHMAIEQAQVVQEKPALIIAHTVPGKGVSYMERDYTWHGKPPTKPEEIKNALHDLRTLGGKITSEHE; via the coding sequence ATGCATCTTCATGACGACAAAATAAAATTCTTGGAAGAGAAGGCGAATGAAATACGTGAATCTCTCATCAATGAATTGGTTGAGGCCGGTTCAGGGCACTCCGCGGGTCCTTTAGGCATGGCGGATGTGTTTACGCTTCTTTATTTTCATACATTAAAACACGACCCCGAAAATCCTGGATGGGAGGACCGGGATAGGCTTGTGCTTTCAAACGGGCATATTTGCCCAATTCAATATGCGGCGATGGCTCACGCCGGGTATTTTCCGTTAGAAGAACTAAAAACGCTTCGGAAATTCGGGACGCGTCTTCAGGGGCACCCGCATAGAACCGCCTTGCCCGGGATTGAAACAAGTTCGGGGCCATTGGGTTCGGGACTTTCGCAGGCAGTGGGCATGGCGATTGCGCTTCGGATGGATGGTAAAAAGAACTTTGTGTATTGCCTCATGTCCGATGGAGAACACGATGCCGGGCAAATATGGGAAGCAGCGCTTCTTGCGGGGCGTGAAAAGCTCTGGAATCTCATCGGCATTATCGACCGGAACAATATCCAAATAGACGGCATGACCGAAGATGTTATGCCGCTTGAGCCGCTTCGTGCGAAGTACGGCGCATTTGGGTGGCATGTCATTGACGCAAATGGGCATGATTTTATGGATTTGCACATGGCGATAGAGCAGGCGCAGGTAGTACAGGAAAAGCCGGCGCTCATTATTGCGCACACCGTCCCTGGCAAAGGCGTTTCATATATGGAGCGTGATTACACTTGGCACGGCAAACCACCGACAAAACCTGAGGAGATAAAGAACGCATTACATGACCTCCGTACTCTGGGAGGGAAAATTACATCAGAACATGAGTAA
- a CDS encoding ribose-5-phosphate isomerase, which produces LATDHAGFALKEKLKAYLQEGGHDVQDMGAHSLDDQDDYPDFIRPLAEAISKDPESRGIILGGSGQGEAMAANRVAGVRAAVYYGGDKEIVVLSREHNDANILSLGARFLSDEEAKSIVKLWLGTAFSGEVRHQRRIDKIDKK; this is translated from the coding sequence TTTGGCAACAGACCACGCAGGCTTTGCGCTTAAGGAAAAATTAAAAGCGTATCTGCAAGAGGGAGGTCACGATGTTCAGGACATGGGGGCTCACAGTCTCGATGACCAGGACGATTATCCGGATTTCATCCGGCCGCTGGCGGAAGCCATCAGCAAGGACCCGGAAAGCAGGGGAATTATTCTTGGCGGTTCGGGGCAGGGAGAAGCGATGGCCGCTAATCGCGTGGCGGGGGTTCGTGCGGCCGTGTACTATGGAGGGGATAAGGAGATTGTTGTTCTTTCGCGCGAACATAACGACGCAAATATATTGTCGCTTGGCGCGCGGTTTCTTTCAGACGAAGAAGCAAAAAGCATTGTAAAGCTATGGCTTGGAACGGCATTTTCGGGTGAAGTGCGGCATCAAAGAAGAATTGACAAAATAGACAAAAAATAG
- a CDS encoding cytochrome C biogenesis protein, giving the protein MYDFGALLVPAFIAGLVTFLAPCTLPLIPAYIGFISGVSSGKEELSSGARRRKIFINSIAYVAGFSLIFIAFGVLVGFLGSAFLGASRILLSRIGGALIIVFGLFLLGAIPFPQLAQKHSFGVGRWFRPGSPFSSLLVGSAFAFGWTPCVGPVLGSILILAGTQTTAFSGGVLLLVFSAGLAVPFMIVSLAYSRAARWIEKSQKMLFIISWIAGAFLVLIGFLLILDKFALFISWGYRLLEPLQYEKSLLDFL; this is encoded by the coding sequence ATGTATGATTTCGGAGCGCTTCTTGTGCCTGCGTTTATCGCGGGGCTTGTTACATTTCTTGCGCCTTGTACATTGCCGCTCATTCCGGCGTACATCGGCTTTATAAGCGGGGTGTCTTCGGGTAAGGAGGAGCTCTCGTCAGGTGCGCGGAGAAGAAAAATATTTATAAACAGCATCGCGTATGTCGCTGGCTTTAGTCTTATTTTTATCGCGTTTGGGGTGCTTGTAGGATTTTTAGGATCCGCATTCTTGGGGGCTTCACGTATTTTGCTTTCGCGTATCGGCGGGGCGCTTATTATTGTTTTCGGGTTATTTTTGTTGGGTGCAATCCCATTCCCGCAACTTGCCCAGAAGCATTCGTTTGGCGTAGGAAGATGGTTCCGTCCCGGGAGTCCGTTCAGTTCCTTGCTCGTGGGTAGTGCGTTTGCATTCGGATGGACGCCCTGCGTGGGTCCGGTTCTTGGTTCTATTCTTATTCTTGCAGGAACACAGACAACGGCATTTTCTGGCGGCGTGTTGCTGTTGGTATTTTCGGCAGGGCTTGCGGTGCCGTTTATGATTGTATCTCTTGCATACAGTCGTGCCGCGCGTTGGATAGAGAAATCCCAAAAGATGCTCTTCATTATCTCATGGATTGCAGGGGCATTTCTTGTTCTCATAGGATTTTTGCTTATACTTGATAAATTTGCGCTGTTTATTTCGTGGGGGTACCGTTTGCTTGAGCCGCTTCAATACGAAAAAAGTCTCTTAGATTTTCTCTAG
- a CDS encoding transketolase — protein sequence MNLVEQALDVKALEQAPIRNGYGEGLVEAGKKFPNVVALCADLTESTRTEDFRKAFPERFLQIGVAEQNLASVAAGMAAAGKIPYISSYAMFSPGRNWEQIRTTICYNEQHVIVAGAHAGVSVGPDGATHQAVEDMAIMRVIPNMTVLAPCDVHEARKATFAAASLPGPVYIRFAREKTPIFTTPETPFEIGKAEIFWEGKDPQVALIACGPLVHNALLAAGMLAEDGIDAIVVDNHTIKPMDEKTVIDVAKKAGALVTIEEHQINGGMGSAVAEIITRNVPVPIEFVGVLNRFGESGEPTELIEKLGMGPASIAEAAKKVIQRK from the coding sequence ATGAACTTGGTGGAACAAGCGCTTGATGTAAAAGCGCTTGAGCAGGCGCCTATCCGGAATGGGTACGGTGAAGGCTTAGTAGAAGCGGGAAAGAAATTTCCGAATGTAGTTGCGTTGTGTGCGGACCTCACTGAATCAACACGGACAGAAGATTTTCGGAAGGCATTCCCGGAACGGTTCTTGCAAATAGGAGTTGCCGAACAGAACCTTGCGTCGGTTGCAGCAGGTATGGCTGCTGCTGGAAAAATTCCCTATATTTCTTCGTACGCAATGTTTTCTCCCGGGAGAAACTGGGAACAGATACGCACCACTATCTGTTATAACGAGCAGCATGTAATCGTCGCCGGGGCGCACGCAGGAGTTTCTGTGGGTCCGGATGGGGCAACACACCAAGCAGTAGAAGACATGGCTATTATGCGTGTCATTCCGAATATGACGGTTCTTGCGCCATGTGATGTACACGAAGCACGCAAAGCGACATTTGCGGCGGCATCTCTTCCGGGGCCGGTCTACATTCGCTTTGCGCGTGAGAAAACTCCGATCTTTACCACTCCAGAAACTCCATTTGAAATAGGGAAGGCAGAAATTTTCTGGGAAGGGAAAGATCCACAAGTTGCTCTTATTGCATGCGGGCCACTTGTGCATAATGCGCTTCTTGCCGCAGGAATGCTTGCTGAAGACGGCATTGATGCTATCGTCGTGGATAACCACACAATAAAGCCGATGGACGAAAAGACCGTCATTGATGTTGCAAAAAAAGCAGGAGCACTCGTTACTATAGAAGAACATCAGATAAATGGTGGCATGGGGTCTGCGGTAGCAGAAATCATAACGCGGAATGTCCCAGTGCCTATTGAATTCGTAGGTGTTCTCAATCGCTTTGGGGAGTCCGGAGAGCCTACAGAGCTTATAGAAAAGCTGGGCATGGGGCCCGCATCCATCGCCGAAGCGGCAAAAAAAGTTATTCAGAGGAAGTGA